A region of Lycium barbarum isolate Lr01 chromosome 1, ASM1917538v2, whole genome shotgun sequence DNA encodes the following proteins:
- the LOC132613295 gene encoding uncharacterized protein LOC132613295 codes for MTSAVRRLQFTDSSAQPTPPELTDYRANRLPQKDTPYMKSLEAYVTNTWKGVKKPQILAHDEGYYIFIFDSVEDCEKVLNAGPYTFDNKPFVIQKWTIDFQFELDCLTTIPLWVVFPGLPVGYWSIESLSKVASAIGRPRYTDTFTAKMEKIAYARILYGHLEENFWHNVQNLVENEFQERPRRKRRRRNRRNRVPVQTWEPKGDEQEGGDQLVHPAPTPNEPPQEIAEEVNTQMEPLLPDTPNALQHPAVQTSNAFEVLE; via the exons ATGACATCGGCGGTGCGACGCCTTCAGTTCACCGATTCCTCAGCTCAACCGACTCCACCTGAGCTCACTGACTATAGAGCCAATCGATTGCCACAGAAGG ATACACCTTATATGAAATCACTGGAAGCTTATGTTACTAATACTTGGAAGGGGGTCAAAAAGCCCCAAATCTTAGCACACGATGAAggatattatatttttatatttgacTCTGTGGAAGATTGTGAGAAGGTGTTAAATGCAGGCCCTTACACATTTGACAATAAGCCTTTTGTCATTCAAAAATGGACCATTGATTTCCAGTTTGAGCTGGATTGCCTCACCACCATACCTCTATGGGTAGTATTTCCTGGACTTCCTGTAGGCTACTGGTCCATTGAATCATTGAGTAAGGTGGCCAGTGCTATTGGAAGGCCTAGATATACAGACACATTTACTGCCAAAATGGAGAAAATAGCCTATGCCAGGATACTG TATGGACACCTTGAGGAAAACTTCTGGCACAATGTCCAAAACCTAGTGGAAAATGAATTTCAAGAGAGACCTAGAAGGAAGAGAAGAAGAAGGAATAGAAGGAACAGAGTGCCAGTCCAAACTTGGGAACCAAAAGGAGATGAACAGGAGGGGGGTGATCAACTAGTACACCCAGCTCCTACTCCAAATGAACCCCCACAAGAAATAGCAGAAGAAGTGAACACTCAAATGGAACCACTACTTCCTGACACTCCCAATGCACTGCAGCATCCTGCTGTTCAGACTAGCAATGCTTTTGAGGTGCTTGAATAG